One Siniperca chuatsi isolate FFG_IHB_CAS linkage group LG3, ASM2008510v1, whole genome shotgun sequence genomic region harbors:
- the cxcl18b gene encoding chemokine (C-X-C motif) ligand 18b, whose amino-acid sequence MALSQKSFSLLLVVVAAVCIQLYQAHDFPGRCSCHDTIKFIKGNMSDFQVLERRPGCDKTEFIVTMNKPDNSTEKICMNTEGKMAKAFLRCWERINKDESRKMECIDRKRKAK is encoded by the exons ATGGCCTTGTCACAGAAAAGCTTTTCTCTCCTGTTGGTTGTTGTGGCTGCAGTTTGCATTCAGCTCTATCAAG CTCATGACTTTCCTGGACGCTGCTCATGTCACGACACAATCAAGTTCATCAAAGGCAATATGTCAGATTTCCAAGTCCTTGAAAGGCGACCTGGATGTGATAAAACTGAATTCAT tgtAACCATGAACAAGCCAGACAACTCAACCGAGAAAATCTGTATGAATACTGAGGGAAAGATGGCCAAGGCTTTTTTGAGATGCTGGGAAAG GATAAACAAAGACGAGAGCCGTAAGATGGAGTGCATCGACAGAAAAAGGAAggcaaagtaa